The following nucleotide sequence is from Candidatus Omnitrophota bacterium.
TTGACACATTCTGTGCGGGCCGCTGATTTTTCTCTTGAAGTTTAGCTCTAAAGACGGCGCGGATTTCAATGAGATAAGGGAAGACAAAGTCCGTGATATTTTAAAAAGGTTTTTCCCCTCATCGGGGCTTAAGATACTGGATGAATGCGTTTCGACGCAGACAGCCGTCAGGGAAGAAATCAAAACCTGCCCCGGAAGGCCTTTGCTCATTGTCGCACGCAGCCAGAGCGGCGCTTTCGGCAGATTCGGCAGAAAATTCCATTCGCCTCCCGGGGGCTTATGGTTTTCGTTTTTTGTGCCGTCTTCTTTGGCCTTACTCAATGAGGATTGCGCCATCAAGGCCGCGGAAAAGATCAAAGACAGCCTTGAGGAGGAGCTTTCGCTGGATCTGGGGACAAAAGAGCCTAATGATATTGTGACGCCTTCGGGTTCCAAGCTCGCCGGGATAATCGTCACCGGGTTGTACAGCGGTTCCAAATGCGTCGGCGCGGTTCTGGGCGCAGGAATTAATATAAATAACGATACTGATTTTGACGGCGTGGATGCGGCCTCGCTGCGTGAGCTAACAGGCGCCAGTGTCCGTCTGGAAGACATTCTGCGGCTATGCTTGCAAAGCATAGCGTCATTGGTGTATGATAAAGACTGATTTTAATGGAGGCGTGGCAGAGCGGTCGAATGCGGCGGTCTCGAAAACCGTTGTGTGCCTTTGGTGCACCGGGGGTTCGAATCCTCCCGCCTCCGTTTCCAGCAAATAGGAGCAAGCCAACTGCTTGGCTTGCGTGAGGATTCGAAGACCGCAGCGATGCGCGAGTTTTCGCTTTTCAGCGGAAGGCGAGCGCCGCGAGGGGCGGCCTGCGAGAATCCGCCGTCAGGCGGATTACTTGTAGGCGAATCCTCCCGCCTCCGTTTCCAACAAATAGGAGCAAGCCAATCCGTCTACGGCGGACGAGGCGTGGGTTTTTTGTAGTTATGGGAGAGATTTATGAAAAGATTTTTTGCAGTTTTTGTTTGTTTCACGGTAATTTTCTCGTTCACAGGTTGCGCCACCTTGCATATTCAGGGGAACGGGCAAGTGTTAGGAATGCCGAATGATACATGGAAGGAGTATGACACGTTTAAAAGTTTTTATCTTTTCGCTGGTCTTGTCCCGCTTGCAAATTATAAACTTGATAACAAATTTCCGGCCAAAGGAAGAGTGCGTATTAAAAAAAGATTTAATGTTATTGATTGGCTGATTAGCGGTCTGAGTTTAGGGATTCTTTATACGGAAACGATAACTGTTTACGCCGAATAAAAATTTTTAATTTAATATTTGCTCGCAGTCGTCGTATGTTGACATAACCTAAATCAGAAATGGCTAAATACCCTAAATGTTCTATTCAGGAGCGTATTGTTCAAGGTAACACCTATTACTATCTGCAATATAGGGATCGGGGAAAGATAAAGCAGGATTATTTAGGCAATGAAGTAGACCCAAAATTCAGAAAAAAGATCGAAGCACGGCAAGCAATTCAGGAAAAGCTTAAACCGATAAACGAAAAACTGAAAATACTACGGAGACTTAAAGAATAAAATTCGAAATCCGGCGGCAAGAATTTAGGGAACAGGACGGAGGAAAACGGGAAGGCAAATTAAGCGAGGTCGCAAATGCCGCTGAAAGTAGCAGAAGTGGTCGAGCGATTCGGGAAAGCAGACAGCCAGTACCTAATGGGTACTGCATCCGCTGACAAGCGGAAATCGCAAAGCGATGCTGTCTTGGTGGGAAAAGGTAGTGAGCAGTGCGAAGGACGCAATGTGTCCGAGCCTGCGGGTTGGAAATATTAGCGGAGTTTTAAACAATGGAATTTTCAGAAGTTAAATTATTAACAAATACGGTTCGAGCGTTGTTCAGTAATAGCCGAAGTTAGAATACGCGATATCATCTATAATTGCGCATTTTTGCCTTTTTTTTAAAAAATAAAATAGAATATGACAAGTCAGATGAAAATCAAACACATGTTGGCCTTCTTTGCGGCCGCGGCTCTTTTATGTCCTTCAGTGATATTTTCTTTTCCGCGCGGAGCGTTCTCTTTCGCGTACATATTCTTTGTCCGCTTCTTTTGCCCGGAGGCACATTGTTTTTGCCGATTTTTTATCACCGGTATTTAAATAAACAAGCCCCAGATTTATCATGGCTTTGGCGTAGAGAGGGTTGTGCTCTATCGCTTTTTCAAAACATTTTTTTGCGTTTTCGTAAGCACCCCCGTGATAATAGAGTATGCCGAGATTGTTGTGCGCGATCGCGTAGCCGCTGTCGAGCGCAATGGCTTGCTTGTAATTCCGCGCGGCTTTTTCATTTTCGCCGAGTTTGTAATATATAAAGCCGAGCGTGTTATGCGCACGGCTCGACGCCGGCACATCTTTAAGAAATATCAGAAATTCCTTTTCAGCCCCGCGATAGTTATTATCGTCAAGCAGCTCCATGCCTTTTACATAGTGAGGGTTTTCTTCACTCAGCGCCGCTGCCGGCAAAAACAGCATAATTAAAATTATAATTCTAAACATTGTAGGTTGCCCGATTATACAAACACCCCCGCACAGAGACAACACACGAAATTTCCAAATACCGTGATGGCAGTCCTCCATTGAAAAAAAAAGAACAAAAAGCTACAATAAACCAAATTTAAAGTTAACGGGAGGAATAAAATGAGAGTTACTATTGACGCGGATCTTTGCACGGGCTGCAGCCTTTGCGAACAGACGGTTCCGGAAGTTTTTGAGATTGTTGACGGCGTGGCCGTGGTGAAAGGCGCGGTGACGGTGGATAAGGAAGAGGATGTGACAGACGCCGCTGAAAACTGTCCCGTGGATGCGATAAACATAGAATAAAAATCAGTCTGATTTGGAACGGCCCCGGTTTCAGCCGGGGCCGTTTATTTTTAAGCGCGTTGTAAAAAGGGAGATAAAAGCATAGTTATGGATAAGAAAAAGATCATAGGCACGGATTTTGACGGGATAATAACAGATACGGATCCCGTTTTCAGGGAATATATCAAAAGAGTCACGGGCAAGCAGTTTTACAGAGAGCAGATCACAAAATATTTTTACGAGGAATGCCTGCCCATCACAAAAGATGATGTGGATAAGGCCTATCAATTGATGCTGAAAGAAAATGTCTGGAGCCGAATGGAGCTTGTCGATGGCGCGAAAGATACTCTTGTGGAGCTGGCGGAAAAGTTCGATATAGTGGTGATCACGGCGAGGCCCGCCGACGCGAGAAGGCAGTCCGAAGAGTTTTTAAAAAGAAAAGGCATCCCGTTTAAAGAGATACATTTTATCAAAGAAGGCAATAATAAGATCAATCTGATGAAAGAATTTCCTTTTAAGTTTGAAGCTTTTATAGAGGACAGGCTTGATTTCGCGAGAGGCATCGCTCTTTCGGGAATCAAAACATATATGCTTGATTATCCCTGGAACCGCTGTACCGGCGATACGGCAAATCTTTACAGGGTAAGTTCGTGGAAAGAAATAAGAGAATCTCTTTCCTCCGCCATGTCTTAATTTTCTTTAAGAGTAAACAGAAAGCTCAGCGCTATCGCCCCCGCAGCGGCGCCGAGCGCGAAGGTGTAGGTGTGATTCATGTTCCAGAGGATGCCCTGCGCTATTCCTCCGCCCAAAAGAGAAAAGGACTGTGTGATCTGCAGTTTACCCATGTTTCTGCCGCGCTTTGCGGACGGGGTCAATTCATTGATCCATGTTTTGATGCTCACCTTTGAAAAGGCCGCGGTAATTCCCAGCAGGAGCATTGAAGCGGTCAGATACGATCCGGGAATGAAAATAAATAAGGCGCATAAAATGATGAACAGTATGTTTGCGAGTATTAGGCCCTTTCTGCATCCGTTTAGCGACGCGAACTTTCCGGCCGGCACGGCGGAGACAGCGTAAGCTAAGTTATAGACGATATAGGCAAAAATTCCCGAGGAGACAGGGCTCCCCGCGCTTTTTCCGTAGATCTGGATGAAACTTATAAAAAACAGATAGTTGATGTTTGCCAGTGAAAACAAGCCCGTATAGATAAACAGAGAACTGATTTTAGCGAGGTCTGATTTCGGCTCGCAGTTTTTTCCGGGTATGAGTTTTTCCCGGAGCATTAAAATCGGAGGCAGCGCGATAAAGGATATCGCGGCCCCGGCGAGGATTATCGTTTTTATACCGCAGCCTGTCTGCCACAGTATGTATGCCGCCAGAGTGCCGATGAGCGCTCCGGCGCT
It contains:
- a CDS encoding tetratricopeptide repeat protein, which codes for MEDCHHGIWKFRVLSLCGGVCIIGQPTMFRIIILIMLFLPAAALSEENPHYVKGMELLDDNNYRGAEKEFLIFLKDVPASSRAHNTLGFIYYKLGENEKAARNYKQAIALDSGYAIAHNNLGILYYHGGAYENAKKCFEKAIEHNPLYAKAMINLGLVYLNTGDKKSAKTMCLRAKEADKEYVRERERSARKRKYH
- a CDS encoding ferredoxin; its protein translation is MRVTIDADLCTGCSLCEQTVPEVFEIVDGVAVVKGAVTVDKEEDVTDAAENCPVDAINIE
- a CDS encoding MFS transporter; this encodes MWSNIYLLGTISLLTDISSEMIKAVLPALLAVMGAGGMALGMVGNLPQVFEGITHYLSGSLSDKTGKRKQLIFAGYLLSCLSKLLIAVSPTSAAVAASRSGERIGKGLRIAPRDSLICDTVPQEYAGKAFGIQKAMDSAGALIGTLAAYILWQTGCGIKTIILAGAAISFIALPPILMLREKLIPGKNCEPKSDLAKISSLFIYTGLFSLANINYLFFISFIQIYGKSAGSPVSSGIFAYIVYNLAYAVSAVPAGKFASLNGCRKGLILANILFIILCALFIFIPGSYLTASMLLLGITAAFSKVSIKTWINELTPSAKRGRNMGKLQITQSFSLLGGGIAQGILWNMNHTYTFALGAAAGAIALSFLFTLKEN